From Methylocystis sp. ATCC 49242, one genomic window encodes:
- a CDS encoding acyltransferase, which translates to MPFILSQFIEAARWIGALVVLAVHTNNMYINLADIMTAPHAPPVYAWWFFAAFELGHQAVLGFFVMSGYLVGGAVVSHILKRQDFLREYFIHRVTRIYLVLVPAVIFTLILDQIGRRAFADSGVYEWPMFDGHFSATLFFASLVNLQSIAFDYFGTNGPLWSLACEFWYYVTFPLLLLPLARNYSPALRFGGFALGLALLVALSIPPSFFKFGYILWAAGAFATLLPRPIIRSRWLALALYAVVVILIRFLVRGPNLLAWPRLMDISDFVASMLFIVVLVSFRFGPHEGFSLLRPKLHKTLADFSFSLYSIHLPMLIFMRAMVGHVFGRDWATQLATPQNYAAAFAAMAVTIVSGYGFSRLTEARTGAARRALRSLLDRIAPAAARPAE; encoded by the coding sequence ATGCCTTTCATTCTGTCGCAATTCATCGAGGCCGCTCGCTGGATCGGCGCGCTCGTCGTGCTGGCGGTCCACACGAACAATATGTACATCAACCTCGCGGATATCATGACCGCGCCACATGCGCCGCCGGTCTACGCCTGGTGGTTCTTTGCGGCCTTCGAACTCGGCCACCAGGCCGTGCTCGGCTTTTTCGTGATGTCGGGCTATCTCGTCGGCGGCGCCGTCGTGTCGCATATCCTCAAGCGGCAGGACTTCCTGCGCGAATATTTCATCCATCGCGTCACCCGAATCTATCTCGTCCTCGTGCCGGCGGTGATTTTCACCCTCATCCTGGATCAGATTGGCCGCCGGGCCTTCGCCGATAGCGGCGTCTATGAGTGGCCGATGTTCGACGGACATTTTTCGGCGACGCTTTTTTTCGCGAGCCTCGTCAATCTGCAGAGCATCGCCTTCGACTATTTCGGCACCAACGGCCCGCTTTGGTCGCTCGCCTGCGAGTTCTGGTATTACGTCACCTTCCCGCTGCTGCTGCTGCCCCTGGCGCGCAATTATTCGCCGGCGCTGCGTTTTGGCGGCTTCGCGCTGGGCCTGGCGCTGCTCGTCGCGCTTTCCATCCCGCCGAGCTTCTTCAAGTTCGGCTATATTCTCTGGGCGGCGGGCGCCTTCGCCACGCTTCTGCCTCGGCCGATCATCCGTTCGCGCTGGCTGGCCCTCGCGCTCTATGCGGTTGTCGTGATCCTGATACGCTTTCTCGTGCGCGGCCCCAATCTCCTAGCCTGGCCGCGGTTGATGGATATTTCGGATTTTGTCGCCTCGATGCTCTTCATCGTCGTTCTGGTGTCGTTCCGCTTCGGTCCGCACGAGGGTTTCTCCCTGCTGCGGCCCAAGCTTCACAAGACGCTCGCCGATTTCTCCTTCTCGCTCTATTCGATCCACCTGCCGATGCTGATTTTCATGCGCGCCATGGTCGGTCATGTATTCGGCCGCGACTGGGCGACGCAGCTCGCCACGCCGCAGAATTACGCCGCCGCCTTTGCGGCCATGGCGGTCACGATCGTCTCGGGTTACGGTTTTTCGCGCCTCACGGAGGCCAGGACCGGCGCCGCCCGGCGGGCGTTGCGAAGCCTTCTCGACAGAATCGCGCCCGCCGCCGCGAGGCCGGCGGAGTAG